The Camelus bactrianus isolate YW-2024 breed Bactrian camel chromosome 12, ASM4877302v1, whole genome shotgun sequence genome includes a window with the following:
- the PCED1B gene encoding PC-esterase domain-containing protein 1B has product MVHLLTAEVQQLLHNKFVVILGDSVQRAVYKDLVLLLQKDCLLTHNQLRAKGEDSFEQDKLVHGGRKSHGHNGTNYREEREFCSGHHKVRFYFLTRVYSDYLKGILEKLQAEEHVPDLVIMNSCLWDISRYGEDSWPSYLRNLESLFGLLRQVLPKSCLLVWNTAMPVGDNITAPVLPPELQASASSFMKNRVMEANFYSSVEAEKHGFDVLDLHFHFRRHVDRHLQEDGVHWNETAHRHLSQLLLAHVADAWGVELPKRQLVGQLIRGGPTRGRPRQRFERQPQASRDQLAFPPPPPLPLPRRQPLLPRPSPRPPLFPHLPPQPGPNPFHQLTPPFLPCPQDDYSPSDHPFQSNQFLNHFYSGAPPTPQTEFAFQPDFVLDPQPPMLPLPSTCYQQRLTVVHRGFPRYRPPSPYVPWRGRPRPSKRRAPVYPEPRPQ; this is encoded by the coding sequence ATGGTCCACCTGCTGACCGCCGAAGTGCAGCAGCTGCTCCACAACAAGTTCGTGGTCATCCTGGGGGACTCGGTCCAGAGGGCTGTGTACAAGGACCTGGTGCTCCTGCTGCAGAAGGACTGCCTGCTCACTCACAACCAGCTCCGGGCCAAGGGGGAGGACAGCTTCGAACAGGACAAGCTGGTGCATGGAGGCCGGAAGAGCCACGGGCACAACGGCACCAACTACCGCGAGGAGCGCGAGTTCTGCTCCGGCCACCACAAGGTGCGCTTCTACTTCCTGACGCGCGTCTACTCGGACTACCTCAAGGGCATCTTGGAGAAGCTGCAGGCGGAGGAGCACGTCCCGGACTTGGTCATCATGAACTCCTGCCTCTGGGACATCAGCAGGTATGGGGAGGACTCCTGGCCGAGCTACCTGCGGAACCTGGAGAGCCTGTTTGGGCTCCTCCGCCAGGTGCTGCCCAAGTCGTGCCTCCTGGTGTGGAACACGGCCATGCCCGTGGGCGACAACATCACGGCGCCCGTCCTCCCGCCTGAACTCCAGGCCTCGGCCTCCTCCTTCATGAAAAACAGAGTGATGGAAGCCAACTTCTACAGCTCTGTGGAGGCTGAGAAGCACGGCTTTGATGTGCTGGACTTGCATTTCCACTTCCGTCGCCACGTGGACAGGCACCTGCAGGAGGACGGGGTGCACTGGAACGAGACCGCGCACCGGCATCTCTCCCAGCTGCTGCTGGCCCACGTGGCTGACGCCTGGGGGGTAGAGCTCCCCAAGCGGCAGCTGGTGGGCCAGTTGATCAGGGGTGGTCCAACCAGAGGAAGACCTCGCCAGAGATTTGAGAGGCAGCCCCAGGCCAGCAGAGATCAACTGGccttccctccaccaccacccttgCCTCTGCCCAGGCGCCAACCCCTGCTTCCCAGGCCATCTCCCCGCCCACCCCTGTTCCCACACTTGCCCCCACAACCTGGTCCCAATCCCTTTCATCAGCTGACGCCCCCATTCCTGCCCTGTCCCCAAGATGACTATTCTCCTTCAGACCATCCTTTCCAGTCAAATCAATTCTTAAACCATTTCTATTCAGGTGCTCCCCCAACTCCCCAGACAGAATTTGCTTTCCAACCTGACTTTGTGTTGGACCCCCAGCCACCTATGCTCCCCTTGCCATCAACCTGTTACCAGCAGCGGCTCACTGTGGTTCACAGAGGTTTTCCCCGGTATCGTCCCCCCAGCCCCTATGTTCCCTGGAGAGGGCGGCCCAGACCTTCCAAGAGAAGGGCCCCAGTCTACCCAGAGCCAAGACCTCAATAG